A DNA window from Ictalurus punctatus breed USDA103 chromosome 11, Coco_2.0, whole genome shotgun sequence contains the following coding sequences:
- the oxtrb gene encoding oxytocin receptor b: MENFPKEATFWPLNRSWSESSNGNQSIAANRTVNPLKRNEEVAKVEVAVLFVVLLLALAGNLCVLGALHASKRARSRMHFFMIHLSIADLVVAIFQVLPQLIWDITFRFYGPDFLCRLVKYLQVVGMFASTYLLVLMSVDRCLAVCQPLRSLQRRKDRDYVLGSWLLSLLLSLPQTYIFSLKEVAPGVYDCWGDFVKPWGAKAYITWISLAIYIIPVTILSVCYGLTSFKIWQNFKLKSRRDQPLRLSRELADGAALSRVSSVKLISEAKIRTVKMTFVVVLAYIVCWTPFFFVQMWSAWDPMAPREEMAFIIAMLLASLNSCCNPWIYMFFAGHLFRDLMQDCLTTIRCNCVRQQSPNSHSAGIVMKDTGSQRSLTQTSIT; the protein is encoded by the exons ACAGATCGTGGAGTGAGTCGAGTAATGGAAACCAAAGTATAGCTGCAAACCGAACCGTGAATCCTCTGAAACGCAACGAGGAGGTGGCAAAAGTTGAAGTGGCAGTGTTGTTTGTGGTGCTGCTGCTCGCGCTGGCCGGTAATCTGTGCGTACTGGGGGCGCTTCACGCGAGCAAACGCGCGCGCTCGCGCATGCATTTCTTCATGATTCACCTGAGCATCGCGGATCTGGTGGTGGCCATCTTCCAGGTCCTGCCGCAACTCATCTGGGACATTACATTCCGCTTCTATGGACCAGACTTCTTGTGCCGCTTGGTGAAGTATCTGCAGGTGGTGGGGATGTTTGCCTCCACCTACCTGCTTGTGCTGATGTCCGTGGACAGGTGCCTTGCAGTGTGCCAGCCTCTCCGCTCACTGCAGCGCAGGAAGGACCGTGACTACGTTCTTGGGTCGTGGCTCTTGAGCCTGCTGCTCAGTCTCCCACAAACATACATCTTCTCTCTTAAAGAAGTGGCCCCGGGGGTCTATGACTGCTGGGGCGACTTTGTGAAGCCATGGGGGGCAAAAGCCTACATAACATGGATAAGCCTTGCTATCTACATAATACCTGTTACCATTCTGAGTGTGTGTTATGGCCTCACAAGTTTTAAGATATGGCAAAACTTCAAACTGAAGAGCAGAAGGGATCAGCCTCTAAGACTGTCTCGGGAGCTGGCTGATGGTGCAGCACTTTCACGAGTCAGCAGTGTGAAACTCATCTCTGAGGCGAAAATCAGGACAGTGAAAATGACATTTGTTGTCGTCTTGGCCTACATTGTGTGCTGGACGCCATTCTTCTTCGTGCAGATGTGGTCAGCTTGGGATCCTATGGCACCGAGAGAGG AAATGGCATTCATAATTGCCATGCTGCTGGCTAGCCTGAACAGTTGCTGTAACCCCTGGATCTACATGTTCTTTGCTGGCCACCTGTTCCGTGACCTGATGCAAGACTGTCTGACAACAATACGGTGTAACTGTGTGCGGCAGCAGAGTCCTAACAGCCATTCAGCAGGAATAGTGATGAAGGACACTGGCAGCCAGAGGAGCCTCACACAAACATCGATTACGTAA